ACATCGGCACCAAGATGGTGATGGCGATTCCGCAGGAGATCCTCGACTCCAAGATCCTGCCGCAGATCCCGGTGTCCCGCCTGGGCAAGCCGGAAGAGATCGCCGGCCTGGTCGCTTACCTGTCCTCGGACGAGGCGGCGTTCGTGACCGGCGCCAACATCTCGATCAACGGTGGCCAGCACATGTTCTGATTCCGCGCGAGCTGGAACAGGCATCGAAAGAACGCGCCCGCCAGGGCGCGTTTTTTATCCGCGGCGCAATATTTTCTGGGGTATTGCGTTGCAACAAGTTCAGTCAACAGTGGATATAATGGCTCGGTGCGGTGGCTGACGCGCTGCCGCATGTTGTGCCGAAGAGGATGCGGGCAAGGGTGCCTGCCAGTGGCTTCGGTTTCCAAAATTGCCCCAGAAGGATTTCAAGATGTCCCAGAAAATCGCTCTCGTTACCGGCGCCATGGGTGGTCTCGGCACGGCGATCTGCCAGTCCCTCTCCAAGGACGGTTTCAAGGTCGTCGCCAACTGCCTGCCGAACTTCGAGCAGAAGGACGCCTGGCTGTCCGCCCAGCGTGACCTGGGTTTCGACTTCGCCGCCGCTGAAGGCGATGTCTCGAACTACGAATCGTGTGCCGCCATGGTTGCGAAGATCGAAGCCGAAGTCGGTCCGATCGACGTCCTGGTGAACAACGCCGGCATCACCCGCGACAAGTTCTTCCCCAAGATGGAAAAGGGGCAGTGGGATGCGGTCATCAGCACCAACCTGAACAGCCTGTTCAACGTGACCCATCACGTCTCCGCCAAGATGGCCGAGCGCGGCTGGGGCCGGATCATCAACATCTCCTCGGTGAACGGCGTCAAGGGCCAGGCCGGCCAGACCAACTATTCGGCGGCCAAGGCCGGCGTGCTGGGCTTCACCAAGGCGCTCGCCGCCGAGCTCGCCACCAAGGGCGTGACCGTCAATGCGATCGCTCCGGGCTATATCGGCACCGACATGGTCATGGCGATCCGCGACGACATCCGCCAGGGCATCATCGACACCGTGCCGATGAAGCGCCTCGGCCGTCCGGACGAGATCGGCGACCTGTGCGCCTACCTCGCCTCCGACAAGGCCGCCTACATCACCGGCGCCACCATCAACATCAATGGCGGCCTGCACATGTGCTGATGTTGCAGCGTGCCATGCGCGAAATCACGAAGCCCCGTCGAAGGACGGGGTTTCGTTTTCGCGGCGCGATATAATTTTTCCGTAAAGAGCGAAGACACCGCCGCCGAGGAGATGGAGAGATGCCGGAACAGCAGCGCCTGATCAAGAAATACCCGAACCGCCGTCTGTACGACACGCGCACGAGTTCGTACATCACCCTGGCGGACGTCAAGGAGCTGGTGCTCAACCACGAGCTGTTCCAGGTCTTGGATGCCAAGACCAGCGAGGATCTGACGCGCAGCATCCTGCTGCAGATCATCCTCGAGGAAGAAGCCGGCGGCGCGCCGATGTTCACCAGCGACCTGCTCGCGCACATGATCCGTTTCTACGGCAACGCGATGCAGGGCATGATGGGCAAGTACCTCGAGAGCAACATCAAGGCCTTCACGGAGATGCAGGCCAAGCTGCAGGACCAGGCGCACGCGATCTATGGCGAGAACAGCCCGGTCGGCCAGGACCTGTGGGCGCAGTTCCTCAACTTCCAGGGGCCCGCGCTGCAGAGCATGATGGGCGCCTACGTGGATCAGTCGAAGAAGATGTTCGAGCAGATGCAGAGCCAGCTCGAGAGCCAGACGCGCAACATGTTCACCGGCTTCCAGTTTCCCAACTACGTCAAGCCCGAAGACGGCCCGTCGTCCGCTCCGGCGGCCATGGGCAAGGACGAAGGCAAGAAGTGACCGGATGAGCGCGGACCCGCCGCGCATGTCCGTTTCGACCCGACAGGTTTTCCTCGCATGACCACCTTCAAGACCCCGGACCTGCCGCGCGTCGGCTTCGTTTCCCTCGGCTGCCCGAAGGCGACCGTCGATTCCGAGCACATCCTCACCCGCTTGCGCGCCGAGGGCTACACGATCTCGGGCAGCTATGACGACGCCGACCTGGT
This genomic stretch from Thauera sp. GDN1 harbors:
- a CDS encoding beta-ketoacyl-ACP reductase; this translates as MSQKIALVTGAMGGLGTAICQSLSKDGFKVVANCLPNFEQKDAWLSAQRDLGFDFAAAEGDVSNYESCAAMVAKIEAEVGPIDVLVNNAGITRDKFFPKMEKGQWDAVISTNLNSLFNVTHHVSAKMAERGWGRIINISSVNGVKGQAGQTNYSAAKAGVLGFTKALAAELATKGVTVNAIAPGYIGTDMVMAIRDDIRQGIIDTVPMKRLGRPDEIGDLCAYLASDKAAYITGATININGGLHMC
- the phaR gene encoding polyhydroxyalkanoate synthesis repressor PhaR gives rise to the protein MPEQQRLIKKYPNRRLYDTRTSSYITLADVKELVLNHELFQVLDAKTSEDLTRSILLQIILEEEAGGAPMFTSDLLAHMIRFYGNAMQGMMGKYLESNIKAFTEMQAKLQDQAHAIYGENSPVGQDLWAQFLNFQGPALQSMMGAYVDQSKKMFEQMQSQLESQTRNMFTGFQFPNYVKPEDGPSSAPAAMGKDEGKK